AGAGAAAGGAAGTAGGCAAAGCAAATTGAAATAtggtttattattcttttattgATCTTCCTAGTTGTTCGTGCATTGAACCACCAGCGTAGCCACTTTTCTTTGAGAAGATCATATCGCGTTTTGCAcacatatttctttatttttccaattaaaAACTACTTCACCTCAAAATAGTACTCAGAATAGTTTCACCATATCGAATCTAGATAAAGAGTTCAATTTCTACATTCTTGAACGATATTTATGGTGATCCTTAAATAGTtcgttaataaatttatttctccTACTAAATAGATATATAAGAATCCGAGAAACAACATGCATtacaagaactggatttagATTTCGCAATATCTCTTTCAATGTTCTATGTCCCTCAAATCTGCTGTTTCCCATAGACCTAGTCTATAACAAATATGTATACCCAAGGGCAGCTAGTTGAATCCAACATATATCtccattaccacatgaggcctaagtccccttGCCGCGGTGAAGGTCCGTCTCCACAGTTCATATACTGTGaaagtttgttttatttttgcctTACatttttattccaaagaagtttcttatcTACAATAACTCCCAAATACTTCACCTATGGAAAGTTAAAAGGTTATTTCCGTCATCTTTGGAGAGGTAAAGTCCATTTGGTTTCCTCCGTTTCGTAATAATtcaattgtggttttatttgaaatttactgaaagttcatATCTGAGGCACTAACAGTAAATCAACAACTAGCACAGTTACATCATTCACATAAGCTCGAGtttgtattggcagattttgcagtacTGAAAGCCCGTGCCTGAGGCTTCAGCTCTCAATCAAATCAAAGgcgttttgtatatttttacgCGCCGCTCCAAAGCCGCGGTCAACAGCTAGCTACCCCCATTATCCACTTATGGTTACGCGTATATTCGCACTGTTTGCAGTACGCATAGCAGCGACAATAACACGTCTCCTTAAGGCAGATTACGTTCTTCAGCACGcagcaatctctgcattagcacAGCGTCCATTCACTAAGCTAAAATATCATTGACACCATAAGCACAGTCAGCTCATTTAATGTTCACGAACACCCTATCgagtgtgtgtatgtgtgtgtttgaggtgggggagagggaaAGCCTCCCAGCACGCAGAACTTTCATTGAACTcgattccgtggattccgcttcctcattacaggatggacacgtatcatcttgaacaaTTCCTACTCTGTGAAGAAATTGCGATAGCACACCTGCTTGAAGACAGCCGTTCGTCGCTtacgttgttaggtagcgatcaacactcaCTTCAGTACACAGCAACCTCTGCgctctacgctatgctaactccactttattagagtttcgtcaacaccatgctctctagtGACCTCAcatagcttttggaagggcgcataatcaaaagccccttcaatatccatAAACACCCCTATCGCCCCTTGCAACACGTTCGTactgaagggtttgcagaaaccatcAATTCTCTTCTTTCCACTTCTGACACCTGTTCTCTCGAGTGGTGTActtctgtatagactcaattctggagttcgtgaaacgAGTACTCATCTTTCAGAGTGATGTGCTCTACCGTGAAATAAATAGACAAACCCACAAGATTTTCCACATCAATAAATTTGATGGTTTTCATATAGCGGGTACAACTTTAACGTCTTCTGAATGTAAGGCGGTGTCCCCATGCtacatttttcaacaaatataatcatgttgggtgtcagatgaaaggcctcgattagtacttttcaagtcAGGTATTAGTTTTAAATTCGGTGGCGAAGCGGGCGAGTAAGGGTTCCATCAAAtggtcacttaaattaaggggcaattctcggaacctatccaccataaaaatctgaaaacaaatcAGGATGATGGCCCTATATGATGACAAccaggccccaaaatattctccacacgggtatctgctcaaataaagttaataatagcatattaatacacttttaaaatttacaggattttatctaatactagcattaagtgccaagcatttaggctcggactatCCTATCTGCCTAAAAATAAATCTAAAAGGGCTCTGATGCTCTTGGTGACTGGTGGTAGATTAATAGGAAAATCCGTCGACAGCTCACCGCAACATGGAGCGTGTGTGAGAGCCCCAgggcatcaacaaaaaccgcAAGCGGtttaggtgcaatacctgtagctaacaatattatgagaactacaaccaaCTTTTCGAGACCATCGAATTTCGTTTCATTTCCCGAACTAATAGCTcgtagttcactttcttctccacacatttccgttcaatgttgctattatatgagatagtaacatcaataatacaCGCGGAGCGACGCATCTTCTCATCTaatagcacgtcaggcttgttgtgtggtaaGCAAAAATATCGAGTAATGTCTGCGGTTCCTATCGGTACAACAGACAAGTTCCCGTAATCGGCCCATGCTTGCATGCAACGTTTTGATCAATCTCATTACATACACCTTAATGTCCATCTGTGTATTACACTGGCGCCATAATAATCCagctagaaatgagatgatccgaCTTCTGCAGCATgaaaccacatattctgcactagTTTTTCTCCaccttctttttcattttcagctTTTTATAAGCCATAGCCCGAGGGTTGCCTGTGCCAACTTTGTGGTGATGTTGCGCCGCaatgtcaaccacgcccctatctCCGATGTTACGAGGCAGATTCATTCAGCGGCGGGAGAATTCAGgtgatgtattcggaatttggatacAGTAGTCTAtatctgccgctggacgttttctttcttctttcataGCTGGGAGGGGAAAGCCACCAAAGCTATATCCGGCATGTAGCTCATGATGACCTTTCCCgatggcttggatttgacacTTGTCTAGGTCAAATTCTATcccaatatcacggctgaacatgtctactattacAATAGACTCCTACGATTTTCATCAATACCAACATACAATTGATTTTATCTAAGTATATCACGTAGGTACGACTCGAACTTATCACATAGGCCATacttaattgcaaaaccatgccttctagtGTCATTCAGAAGCCATAATACCATAGAAAACCAAAGTATCTCCTTGGAAAATTCCCTTCCGTATGCGGATGGGCTCTGGGGCGTTGGTACTCTCAGATGAACGcattgacaaggtggtatgtcaCTCCTCCATGActcgccaaaaattttattagtttcgcatGAATGCGATAGAGACCTAATATATCGATTAATCAGGTACGCAGGACactgtcaaaatttttgatgtaATCGATATTGTAACCAAACAGATTTCTTGGCCCTCTGGTTGCCTGTCCCACcactaccgaatcgataatgagttgctcttttcaATCCCTTGATGCAACTCGTTGGTCTTGAGGTACGTATTAACCCTTCCACTATAATGGACGTTATTAATTTGTAAAGAATTGGTAAGTAAGTTATTGGCCATGTATCTGAAGATCCTGCACCGTGTTTGTAGTGAGAAGCTGGGTTCGGCCGACTAATGACGTAATTTATGCTATATAGCGACCGACCGTGTATACTGgtgaatttttataaaagaaattctgCACAAGATTCAGACCAGAGCCCaatcagttcttcgagctgtttatgactcgtcAAATCTCTTCTTCAGTAACTTCTGCAAAATGCATGCTCTTCAGCGATAATACACTCGACATGCTCAGCTGCAGTATTCGGAAcacgactgcatatgacagaaagtttttgttttagtctgtccaaaatttcaaattcatgtGTCTCActgaggatggcatagttccggtaaactcaCTTCACTTTATTCTTCGCCATTCGCTGGCATTGTAAGTGCTGATATAAGTGAGCctagcaatcatcatcatcatcaacggcgcaacaaccggtatccggtctaggcctgccttaataaggaactccagacatcccggttttgcgccgaggtccaccaattcgatatccctaaaagctgtctggcgtcctggcccacgccatcgctccatcttaggcagggtctgcctcgtcttcttttcctaccatagatattgcccttatagactttccgggtgggatcatcttcatccatacggattaagtgacccgcccaccgtaacctattgagccggattttatccacaaccggacggtcatggtatcgctcatagatttcgtcattgtgtaggctacggaatcgtccatcctcatgtagggggccaaaaattcttcggaggattcttctctcgaacgcggccaagagttcgcaatttttcttgctaagaacccaagtttccgaggaatacatgaggactggcaagatcatagtcttgtacagtaagagctttgaccctatggtgagacgtttcgagcggaacagtctttgtaagctgaagtaggctctgttggctgacaacaaccgtgcgcggatttcatcatcgtagttgttatcggttgtgattttcgaccctagataggagaaattgcctAGCAATGCCCTGCCTTAATGAGTCGCGCtcacgttccagacgaattttctatggtgaatctcttcggtcactcaaatcaataatatgaaaacaaatcttctgaccgtgcaatctaacagCCGCACCACAGTACACACGTGACTGCAATTGCAGGAGCAACAtaccagcacacagccgagccgcaatctcatcattgatttgagatagaactcTCGTAGTCGCTAAAGATGGATAGAGTCTGGGGATACCTGGTATATGCAAAGTCCCCATTTCTGAAAATTCTATATATGCTCTTGGAGACTCGTCCTGAACTTCAGCGAAGACTTCAGCCGGATGATGAAgaaaagtgcttcggcgagtactgaaattaTTGCTAACAATGccgcgtggtgttgttgatggcgCCGCCTCTGCGCCCATTGACTCTCAATAACCAGTTTTCATCATAACCTCACATATTACACGCGCGTATTGCGGGAAACGAATCGACGAATCTTTAGTGCATCAAGGAGCGGTAAGATATTGCACCTGCGCCCACCGTtgttatttcatagtaggagcgAAGTTAATTTCCTTCGTCCACTTATCTGCGAACCTGCTCAAGGGCTCGCCATAGATTATGGCGAAAccgctgcagcaggcggagccaaGCTCTTGCTTCTCGCTTGGTtcgtggcgcctagatgtcGAACCGCCCTACGATCAGCGGTTTAAtgccatgctgtccattacggaagcccgacccagtcaccaaatcagacaACTCCCGCCGATTATCCGCGTCAGACCTTCTCATCAtttaatggatttgcattttatacctgtcATTGGAATGATGGTGACTCTTTTCACCTCTTCCTTTAAAAGAGTTGGGGACGTCTATGGTGGATTTCCAAATTCCTCATAAGTTTAGTCGAAATAGTTTGATTCGTGAATattcaataaacaaaataaccactcattttcttctctttctttagcctttaGCCTTCATAAGAGGAGCCGGATTGTCgtgattggttgcgccattttgtcccatcaaaggcctgatctgaatgcagtcaCAAGACTTCCCAATTCTCACTCAGCGTATCATGTTACCGTTGTTTCGccttggttgtttaccatcgatttcgatgttcagaccaatcttgacaagtgaattctcgttagcacgaacaATAGGCCGACCACCttgtagtaaattttagatttgagacgttctctgatacgtcgatcataaaaaaCACCAGTTTGAAAACACTCAATTTgtgctaatgcgtgaaacaaattcataacgcagttctcagttggctgatagcattgacccgacatATTTGAACcgcccagttctgggcaggtcactgccactgaacGTAATAATGTTTTATtcgattttattcagattcaatcttagtccatgttgcatgaggcaatcatttcatttttggacaagttgctcgagatcatctttTCTATTAGACGCCAGTAAAACGTCATCTACATAAagaagtgtatagggcgctggacctgAGATGTCCCGTGTAACAAAGTCCGTAACAAGAACAAGGAGGAttggtgaaagggcgcttccttgatgaacatgaagcggttttgatacacctgccgaGCTTTGAACTTTACGTTTACTttacggatcgtggtagagcaatttagccCAGCGCAAAAGTTTTCCTGGCACTAGGTGCTGTGGTAGAGCATACCAGctgaattcgtgtggcacacggtcaaacgctttcttcaccggtgatcccgagggttgcctaggctgctttgtggatcgtgtctttaatttggttctttgattctttcacattcgcaATGGTTGGTAAGCGCGTGAGATCATTGCTTCTTTATTCTCACTAAATCagcaccatttaatgcacgacTGGCCTGTACGTTCCTCACGTTGTCTACTTCGCAagatggcaatcaacggccgatgttgcaCTGCGTGGcggtcagtgacggtggtaagatGCCGCTGTTTTATGAAactatagtcgatttgcgtttcaaGTACTAGGTCgtaggtgtccgcaaaatcgacaatATGCTCGCCACTCTCATTGTGCGTTCGAAACCCATTTTCCTctatggcacctgttgccgtttgacttttcacccacatggctATTAAGGCcgtctgcaatgatgatatagtcatcagcaggcacgttacagacctttgcatcgagaagttaccagaaggcatctttctcgacattagGTCGACCTATCTGTGGGGCAtatgcgatgaagaagtgaatagtgcgatcgactgatataatggtgagcttcatcagccggttatTAAATCGTTTGaattctttaatggtatcacggaaaccctctgagatggcaatatcAACATCGTATTGGGTGTGTGAGCTactaaaataaagaagtttaccgccatttttaccgcgtttgcgttctatgtcgcagcttttagtACCAGACCGCCGGTTTTCTTGAAGAGTGCAGATATGAATGCgacttttccgaaaggctcttaCAAAATCCAGGATAGTGGAATAACCTAAACTACAGTTTTCctatctcttttcctgatctccCTCAAGCGATTTGAGTAATATTTTCATCCCTTTTTCagcgaaaaagtgaaaaatttattgTCTCGaaacaaacaataaataaaCAGATCTTGTGTGTATATCAAAACAATGTCAGACCCCATTATCAGTAATAATTTTACCATATGTATCAAAAGTCTTACGAAGACtagtttaataaaaaaaaagttagcgCATTTAATGCTCttacattttatcttttattgcTAAAGTTGACTAATTTGTCTTTACTGTTTTCTAGTCGGTATATTCTATTATTTGGGTTTAAATTTTTGTTAGAATTGAGGTTTTTATTGAAGCTCATTTTGGAAGCATCGTATTTTTTGCTTAGAGTTGAAGGGACATAGGCAGATCTAACGGAAATTGCTTTACAACAGTAACCAATTCGTGGCAATCGAGTTCCACTATCTTTTCTCGATAACTTTATATCCCCAAGTAATAATCCGGATTGTTGAAAATATTATTGCTTTGGCAATATTTGCTTATAACTTTCATTTAGGCGTTGGCATATGCATATCCTTAACAGAATCATTATAAGTTGATTCGAAAACTTTTGTTTGCTTTGTTTTCGTTTAAACATGTTTTCTTCGCTTCATGTATGTCAATTACTTTAACAAAAAATTTGAATACTTTTTTTATCTAATCTCCGTTTATTTTTATTACAGATACTTGCTATGTCTGGAGACTCAAATGAAATCTTTCACAGGCGAACACTATCCCAGGTGAATGGGACTGTTCAGTATGGAAAGGCAGAAACGACGAAACATGGAAAACTTCCAGAGGAAACCAACGCGAACAGGAGTAATCCGATAGTGTACATTGTTTTCATCTCACTTCTTCTGGACCTACTTGCTTTTACAATGATTCTGCCCTTATTTCCATCACTTCTCGAATATTATCGAACAAATGACAAACATGGGTTATATCAAAGCTTATCGAATAGTATTAAGTATTTCCAACAGCTTGTTGGGGCACCAGATAAATACAATTCCGTCCTATTTGGAGGTTTTCTTGGTTCGATGTTCAGTTTCCTTCAGTTTTTAACTAGTCCAATTGTCGGTGGATTGTCCGATGTGTATGGAAGAAAACCAATGATGCTGTTGTGCGCGGTATAAACATGAATGCTTTGTTTGTATAAATCCATTCTATTGAACTTTCTCTTTCTAGACGGGAATATCATTATCGTATTTATTATGGGCATTCTCGAACAACTTTGCTCTCTTTGTTTTGGCTCGATTTGTGGGTGGGTTAAGTAAAGGAAATATATCGCTTAGTATGGCGGTCATAACAGATGTTTCGAATGCGAAAAATCGTGCCAAAGGTATGGCGTTAGTAGGAATAGCCTTTTCGCTAGGCTTCATTATTGGACCAATGATTGGAGCAATTTTCGCAATGACTTCAGACAAAGGATCTGGATCATGGTTTTGGTTACCTGCCATGTTCGCAATGAGTTTGAGTGTAGCGGATTTACTGTTTTTAGTAGTCTGCTTGAAGGAGACATTGCCAAAGGTAAGGAATATTTCCTTCTCTCATTCCTTAAAGTATTCATAATaaacaaattattcaaattactTGATATTACAGGAGAAGCGGGCTTCCAATATAGCAACGTCAGTTGCACAAGCGTTCGACTTTATTAACATCTCCTCGATCTTTCGGTAAGAATGgaaattatttacaaagttatatACTAACCAAAAAGTCCAGAAATGCTGTCAATTGCTCAGCaagattacattacattacaataATCATTCGGAAAATATATGACAACTTAGCGATAgagtatttttaaaaaagcaaTAAATTCAAAGCCTCCCAATAATTTTAGATTAAGTGATTTGATAGTGACAATTGAAATAGTTATTTATCCGCGTTCTCAGTGATAGCGGGAGTTATTGCACAAAATTAGTGATACCTTTattatgaaaacaagtcgggaaaccggaagcttgacgctttaggtataaaaggttttgtgtttccatatgtgaggagcgatgagcatgacagctccgtgggTACATAGTTAaacattccattgccctctgttttttagaaaaagatttaaataaatcCTTTGATGACAAGAACTGTATGATAATAgttaacctcatacgcttcacactccgagtttaatattattaaatgtGAACAaattaatctacaacagatacaaaagggctagggagaagtagattcttcaggaatgtaattttaatattgcactcgtatgtcaattattcccgttaattatgacgtcagcatctcatttgcatggcttaggatgcggttaattcgcacaaaattcCCAAATTGAGTCctctctcactttaagtgtgtacattttaactccttactcacgcactttacaatcCAGGTCCACTAAtaccagttttggaaagtactaaaacctttcatactatatccggtgaagaaaaatttaaatcccccctttgcatgtgtggggagcccccccttaaactccacctaaatttatgtcactcgctgtatgcgtaggatttcatagtttccatctgtttaccaaatttcgtttggatcggtttagccgttttggagaaaagtgcgtgtgacagacagatagacggtgaatcgattttacacagaaccttaaaagcaTCATAATCATGTGTTGGCTTGCGAATGGAATGAAAGGACAGGAAATGTTTATAATGTACAAAAGAAAACGTGTCAATCACAGTATTCATTTATTCGCAACTATTATCTTATTGCTCGTAAATTATCGGTCAGTTGATACCTAACTGACCTGACCTTATGGtcagctctgtgctcgaacaacgtGCCACGCTTGCGCAGTAAGAAAGTTTCCCCATCGCGACTGCCGAGCCGGCCCATATTTAATTTGAGCAGGATATCAGTACCTTCTTTGTTACGCACACTCAGAAGACAATTCCCACGTCAACTGCTGAGCACGATATACTCGATCTGATAAGATGTTCATTGCCGATCAAATGAAACCAAACGGATCTTGCGGTAGGACCTAGGCTCGCGAATAATATGGGGTAAAAACCGTTGACCGTTGCTGTTAGGGTCACCATAACCATGTCTCTCCatgattggatcagggccttgaagtgtgttagagcacttcattcaagaccgtaacggtacactacagaacactgtaggaggcaatgtagtcagcattacgctcgcccgagattattaccttgatttgattcaggtacccattcacagctgagtcgactggtatccgacgtcaaatcacgatacaaatcccactgccgccagcgagactcTCCATGATTTGCCATAGGAAAattttgtcagagcccaccttagtATTCGGAttactcatcacgatcacaatatcacctttggaAGAGTGTTCGCGCGTCTTGCGGTTGCCGTAAGCATTAATCTAACACCGAATTCACGCTTATTTCCGTCAGGCTCTCTGGAGTACAGTAGCacagcgccgcaaaagaaaggCGAATGCTGTCCAGAGTTCCGCCATCTAATATTACTTAAGCTCAAAATGTCCAGGCTTTCACGCTTAAGTTGGAAAAAGCAAACATTCTGCATGCACTCGATACCGCTATCAAGGAAAATGCACACATACCGAAAACCAACTCGTGACCTAATACGATAGGGAAAGGTCGTTGCCGGAAGGCCGTCCTTATCCGAGGCATGAATAACGCTTGCATAGCAATTGGAAATTCAAAGTCTGCAGGTtggtagcccacaaatttcgatTCCTTTTAACCGCCTTTTAAAATAAGCTGCTGAATGCGTAATCCCCGTCCCACAGGGGAGTGACTATCTCAGTAAGGTAAAGATGCGATTGAAGGCCCCATTTACTCCCTGAGGCGCCTGGATATCACACGGCCATTCAATCTATAGTAACTCGTCTTTCCTCCTTTCTCGAACGGGCTTCAAACCACTCTTGGTAAGTCATTTTacgaagaaaataataaataagtcAGGTTTTTTATCCGACTTCAGGATTGCATTTTGGGATCAAGACGAGTCCCatttgaaagaatatttaattaaagtCAAAATTTGATTACATTAGTTACAGATCATGTAAAGTCCATGATGGTGAATGAATAGGACTGTTATGAATAAGTGAATATGTGGTGCCTGGGTGTGCCGAAAGGCTTAGCCTCTAAGCAATCAGACCATAGTGGTCCATTGTTTTCGACACTCCCGACTAACAAAATATCCCAGGTTGATTTATGTACTGCAgattccattagtggatgtggtGCTTCCCTTTGTCGCTGGAATACATCCGCATCAAAAATTTGATCTGATGGTGTCATAGGCGGGACACTCCCATAGGAattgttccgtggattccgcgtCCTCGTTGCAGGATGAACACATATCGTACAATATTCCAATTCTTAGTGTTCATAGTTATGGCTAGATAGAATGCCCATTGCATTTCGACAGATcaaattttgcgatattttccAAGAGGAATAAACAAGTTTTGCAGATACAAAAGTGTATACGTGAATTCTATTGCGAAATTTCTGCAaactttatatatttataaggtgtatttatttacttttatagTATATGTTCATAGTatttgttttccaaaaaagaGGAACACCTGCATATTACTGGTATTATAGCCTTTTTTCAGTAGAGATTCAGGGGATGGGAAATCCCACgaacgaaatgaaaaaaatattgcagcTCAATCAATCTCATCCAATTGATTACATATACGAAGGTTAATATTTTCCGCTAATTTACTATGGATTGCTTCCTATGTAATGTTCATTATATATCTCCGAACGAGTCCttctttattttgcaattttttattcTGGCatgataaaatttaaataatttcccAATTTTAGATTCGCTGCTGTGAAAAATGTAAAACAAGCAGATGTCTACATTTTAAGGCATCTCGGATTTATTCAtttcatatatttatttatctacTCTGGATTAGAGTTTACCGTGACATTTCTTATGTACCATAAGTTCGATTGTACGTCAATCGATCAAGCGAGGATGTTCTTAACAACAGGTTCATATTTCCAGCATAGGGGTGAATCTTTTAATTAATCATGTTTTTTTATAAAGGCGTAATCATGGCATTGCTTCAAGGATCCGTCGTTCGAAGACTGCCTCCTCAGTTAGTGAAGAAATCGGCCGTATTTGGTTTATACCTCATTGTACCTGCCTTTATTTGTGTGGGATTAGCGAAAAGCCTTGTCCTTCTCTACTTTGGAATGATACTTTTCGCAATATGTAAGTTTTAATGTTATTGTCTGTCTAAATTTCATGCTAAAGTATAATTTATGCTTTTTCTTTCAGCAACGGCTTTCGTAGTAACATGCATGACAACCATAGTATCAAGATATGGACAATTTGATCAAAAAGGAACAGTATTGGGCATTTTTCGCTCTTTGGGTGCTTTAGGACGTGCTTTGGGACCAGTTATTGGATCAATGGGTGTGTATAATTTattgttaattattttattttcactgaGGTACAATACGACGTTTATCTCACAAGACAACAGAAATAATTTAGAGAATCTATTCAAGTTAATAAGACCGTATTTACGATAAATGCGAGCTAACCGTCAAACGTTACGTCATGCGTAATGCTAAAACCATAAAAATCCGATTTTTTTTAGTTCGGTTAGTACAGTTCTATTTTTCTTATATAAACATAAACAATCTCGGTgagcaagaaaaagaaaaagataacaAATGCAATCAAGTATTGttatttgaatgaatttatCAGAATCATAAACAATCATTTACGTCTCAGTGTCACATTAAACCGCCTctatgtttttttattgttaccATGTTTAGATCTATCTAGAACTACGTGTAGTAAGCAGAACGGTTTTAGTACCTACCTTGTCTATCTAAGCGAGAATTATTGATGTTGATATGCACTAGATGACATGTAGGCACACACTATAACTTAAAGTTATTTCGCTTTACAACATGTGAAGAATTGAGGATCGCACCTTCACTTATAATCCAATACTAATTCTCTCTTCGACTATGTCATTTTCAACTTAGGAtgcgatggatggatggaaccGATTAGTGTTCTAAGTCGAAATGTTATTAGGTGTGATTGAGTTCCTAATCCGCCATCAAATTTGATTCGCATGCCCAATCGGTTCTAATAGAGAATTACTATGAGTGCAATATAAATATCCTGTGGCTTAATAGCATCCCGTAACTGGTTgagaaacacatgaaggagaAGCTAATATTCTTCCTTCTTTTCACAACCAGCCTGCTTTCAAGTCTGGAAAACGTTGTGAAAATTGAGAAGCAGCAAACAGAAAATGAAATCATTATCGTAGTCATGATAGCCATAGCAGGTGTCTTGAATGATTGCTTCTTCGGAGCAATGGTATCAGCCATTAAGAAGGAGTGTATAGAGGGTACTACATGCAGAACTCTACGATCGTATCTTCTCTACTGTGGAGCCTTACAATAGATAAAGAACTAGTATTACTATGAGTGGTTTTCCGGATGATTCaattggttagagcgctgggctgtcgtagcggaaggtcgcgggacAAATCTCACAG
The DNA window shown above is from Hermetia illucens chromosome 5, iHerIll2.2.curated.20191125, whole genome shotgun sequence and carries:
- the LOC119656578 gene encoding major facilitator superfamily domain-containing protein 10, whose amino-acid sequence is MSGDSNEIFHRRTLSQVNGTVQYGKAETTKHGKLPEETNANRSNPIVYIVFISLLLDLLAFTMILPLFPSLLEYYRTNDKHGLYQSLSNSIKYFQQLVGAPDKYNSVLFGGFLGSMFSFLQFLTSPIVGGLSDVYGRKPMMLLCATGISLSYLLWAFSNNFALFVLARFVGGLSKGNISLSMAVITDVSNAKNRAKGMALVGIAFSLGFIIGPMIGAIFAMTSDKGSGSWFWLPAMFAMSLSVADLLFLVVCLKETLPKEKRASNIATSVAQAFDFINISSIFRFAAVKNVKQADVYILRHLGFIHFIYLFIYSGLEFTVTFLMYHKFDCTSIDQARMFLTTGVIMALLQGSVVRRLPPQLVKKSAVFGLYLIVPAFICVGLAKSLVLLYFGMILFAISTAFVVTCMTTIVSRYGQFDQKGTVLGIFRSLGALGRALGPVIGSMAFWSVGASTTYVFGGLMLLIPAILLNRLQTS